Proteins co-encoded in one Conger conger chromosome 4, fConCon1.1, whole genome shotgun sequence genomic window:
- the LOC133126385 gene encoding myb/SANT-like DNA-binding domain-containing protein 4 — protein sequence MVLSKQRRKKKNFAECEIQVLVKEVERRRRILFNGASMGVSTGRKRMEWQRVCVAVNAVSAVHRSTEEVKKKWFDMKMLAKKRISAHRESVGAAGRSVRSPPLSALDERLAFIMEDIQPCGELPPPDECPDTAEPTSVKAELEDEKPGVLSGEEVPEYREEVPEVHGGVPEGGHSAAGPSSISGETSGRVPTDSALQTQRDLVRSIESVTTELKHIGSVLCQISSTLKELVKTYTVFV from the exons ATGGTATTATCAAAGCAGAGGCGTAAAAAGAAGAATTTTGCCGAGTGTGAAATTCAGGTTCTTGTAAAGGAGGTGGAGAGGAGACGCAGAATATTGTTTAACGGCGCGAGCATGGGCGTCAGCACCGGGCGGAAGCGCATGGAGTGGCAGAGAGTTTGTGTTGCGGTCAACGCCGTCAGCGCCGTGCACCGGTCGACGGAGGAAGTTAAGAAGAAATGGTTCGACATGAAAATGCTGGCCAAAAAGCGCATATCCGCGCACAGAGAGAGCGTCGGCGCCGCTGGGCGGAGCGTGAGGAGCCCGCCTCTCTCCGCCCTCGACGAGAGGCTGGCTTTCATCATGGAAGACATCCAGCCCTGCGGGGAGCTGCCCCCGCCCGACGAGTGCCCTGACACGGCAGAACCCACGAGTGTGAAAGCCG AGCTGGAGGATGAAAAACCGGGCGTGCTGAGTGGGGAGGAGGTGCCGGAGTATCGGGAGGAGGTGCCGGAGGTCCATGGGGGGGTCCCGGAGGGGGGCCACAGTGCTGCAGGACCCAGCAGCATCTCCGGGGAGACAAGTGGGCGTGTCCCCACTGACTCCgccctacagacacagagagacctcGTCAGATCCATTGAAAGCGTGACCACTGAACTGAAACACATTGGAAGTGTTCTATGCCAGATAAGTTCCACATTAAAAGAGCTAGTTAAAACGTACACTGTTTTTGTGTGA
- the LOC133126375 gene encoding tripartite motif-containing protein 16-like, with the protein MAEGGVLLDQDQFSCSICLDLLKNPVTIPCGHSYCMGCIQGCWDQDDHTGVYSCPQCRETFTPRPVLRRNTMFAEVVEKLKKTGLQAAPPAHCYAGPGDVACDVCTGRKHKAVKSCLVCLASYCETHLQPHYESPAFKKHKLVKATGNLQENICSHHDEPLKIYCRTDQQCICYLCTMDEHRGHDTVSAAAERTEKQKQLGATQSKFQQRIQEREKELQDLRQAVQSLKRSAQAAVEDSERIFTEMIHSIERRCSEVKELIRDQEKAEVSQAEGLLERLEQEIAELRRRDAELKQLSHTEDHIHFLQSCQSLCAPPGPGDLPSITVSPHVSFEAVRKSVSELKERLEDVFKAELVKVSGKVGEVHIVGPEEPKTREDFLQYSCQLTLDPNTACEYLRLSEGNREVTSVGEIQSYPDHPERFDYWWQVLCTEGLSGRCYWEAEWSGDGVYIAVSYKDISRKGEVDDAALGCNDKSWALFCSRSGYSFWHNNKDTKIPVPPSSRIGVYLDHRAGTLSFYSVSDTMTLLHTVQTTFTQPLYPGFWLYNYKSSIKLCDLG; encoded by the exons atggctgaaggtggCGTTTTActggatcaggaccagttcagctgttcgatctgtctggatctactgaagAATCCGGTgactattccctgtggacacagttactgtatgggctgtattcagggctgctgggatcaggatgatcatactggtgtctatagctgtccccagtgcagagagaccTTCACCCCAAGGCCTGTTTTAAGAAGAAACACCATGTTtgctgaagtggtggagaaactgaagaagacaggactccaagctgctcctcctgctcactgttacgctggacctggagacgtggcgtgtgatgtctgcactgggagaaagcacaaagcTGTCAAGTCCTgcctggtgtgtctggcctcttactgcgaaactcacctccagcctcactatgaatctcctgcctttaagaagcacaaactggtgaaagccactggaaacctgcaggagaataTCTGCTCTCATCATGACGAACCACTGAAGATTTACTGTCGTaccgatcagcagtgtatctgttatctgtgtacaatggatgaacacagaggccatgatacagtctcagctgcagcagaaaggactgagaaacag aagcagctgggggcgacacagagtaaattccagcagagaatccaggagagagagaaggagctgcaggatctgagacaggctgtgcagtcactcaag cgctctgcacaggcagcagtggaggacagtgagaggatctttactgagatgatccactccattgagagaaggtgctctgaggtgaaagagctgatcagagatcaggagaaggctgaagtgagtcagGCTGAAGGACTCCTTGAGCGACTGGAGCaagagattgctgagctgaggaggagagacgctgagctgaagcagctttcacacacagaggatcacatccatttcctccag agctgtcagtctctctgtgcccctcctggacctggagacttacccagcatcactgtcagtccacacgtctcttttgaggctgtgaggaaatctgtctctgaactgAAAGAGCGACTGGAGGACGTTTTCAAGGCGGAGTTGGTCAAAGTTTCTGGAAAAG TGGGAGAAGTCCATATTGTTGGCCCTGAAGAGCCCAAGACCAGAGAGGACTTCTTACAAT attcctgtcagctcacactggaccccaacacagcgtgTGAATAcctccgtctgtctgaggggaacagagaggtgaccagTGTGGGAGAGATCCAGTcttatcctgatcatccagagagatttgactaCTGGTGGCAGGTGCTGTGCACAGAGGGTctgtctggacgctgttactgggaggctgagtggagtggagatggggTTTAtatagcagtgtcatataaagacatcagcaggaaaggagagGTTGATGACGCTGCTCTGGGATGTAATGACAAGTCCTGGGCTTTGTTCTGCTCTCGCTCTGGTTACTCTTTCTGGCACAATAATAAGGACACTAAAATCCCtgttcccccctcctccagaataggagtgtacctggatcacagggcaggaactctgtccttctacagcgtctctgacacaatgaccctcctgcacacagtccagaccacattcactcagcccctctaccCTGGGTTTTG